AGCGCGGCAAGATCGTGCCGAGCCGCATCACGGCCGTGTCCGCCAAGAAGCAGCGTGAGCTCGCCCGCGCCATCAAGCGCGCGCGCTTCCTCGGCCTGCTGCCCTACGTTATCAGGTAATCGTTTCCGGCCGGCGGCACGCCGCCGGCCGCTCATTCTCATAAGGCTTCCGGGTCGTCCGGTCGCCGATGGTTGGGGTTCTCGAAGCAGAACCCCTAACCGCTCAAAGGGGGCGGGACAGCTGATGATCGCGATACTCATTGTTGCTCTTGCCGCCGGCGCCGCGTCGGCGCTGATGTTCGCCTCGATCGTTTCGGGCGCGGCAATCTCGATATTGCTGTTCTATCTCGCGCCGCTGCCCGTGATGGTGACGGCGCTCGGCTGGGGCCCGCTCGCCGCCGCCATCGGCGGCATCGGCGCAGCATCCGTGCTCGGCGCGCTGTTCGGACTTCCCTATTGCATCGCGTTCGCCATGATGGTCGCCCTGCCCGGATGGTGGCTCGGCCACCTCGCCTTGCTCGGACGGCCGATCGCGGGCGCAGCAGCCGATAGCGCTGCCCAG
This Bradyrhizobium sp. CCBAU 53421 DNA region includes the following protein-coding sequences:
- the rpsR gene encoding 30S ribosomal protein S18, which encodes MADAGARRPFFRRRKSCPFTGANAPKIDYKDSKLLMRYVSERGKIVPSRITAVSAKKQRELARAIKRARFLGLLPYVIR